ggagggggacacAGTGCCACCCCCCAGCAGGGACCGACCCAAGGGACACCTCTGGGTccccatcccgggggggggggaaaaagagggagggggtggcagtgaggggcccaggggacagggctgtccccagcccacccagctctgtgctgcagtggggggggggggggggggggggtggcagggcatcaagccccacccccccccaccccaccccgtcgCCTTTGTTAGCGCTGCCTCATTAGCGGCAGGAATGCGGTAATCagcagcaggggggggggggggggggggggggggcaggggcaccTTTCCCAGGGgagcgaggtggggggggagggggggggtccaggGACATCACGGGGCTGAGCttgtgacacacacccccccccccccccccaaaccccccaccaaGCCAAGTGACACCCACTGGGACCCAACAGCCCCCcacgctggggtggggggagcaaccCGGTTCACCCATAgccaccaccgccccccccccagcactcagGGTGGGGCTCAGGGTGTCACATCTAAAGCACTTTATTGTGTTGGGGGGGGCTTCACGCCGGCGCTGCCCACCCCACCCCGTgatggagggtgctggggggggggggggggggggcggggaaatcAGGTCAGGACCCAGGGTGGGGTCCCCTTGCCCCACACTGGTCCCCTACTCCTTCTTGTTGCCCCACTTGGCCATCTTGTTGTTGATGGGCATCTTCAGGAAGCGGCTGGACTTCATGTAGGCAGCCACTTTCTCCAGGGCCTGCGGTGGGGGGCAAGAAGAACATCAGGGGACCCGTCCCACCACGACCCCTCCCCATtactgggtgccccccccagccccaggaggagaGGGGATGCCTGAGGTGGCCCCGCTCACCCCAAAGCGGTCCATGAAGTCCTTGAGGTTCTTGAAGGGCTCCAAGCACTTGGGTTCGAAAATGCGGTTCTGCTCCAGCACGTCAAACATGAGGAAGTCCACGAAGGTGAGCTGGGGAcagcaaggcggggggggggggacacacacacggtgAGGACCAGCATGGGgacaaaccccctccccagctcccatcGCCCCCCCTCCAGGGTCCCGGTGGTACCTTCTCCCCTGCAAACCACTTTCTGTCCCCAAGAAGTTGGAGAAGAGCTTCAGCTTCCCCGGGAGCTGCTCCAGGTAGCCCGGCTTGAGCTTctcctgcaggaggaaggggTGGAGAGGTGACACTGGTGTCGCCCCTTCCCCACGTGGGGTCCCCGATGCTGATGATAGAACCCAAGGCATGGCCAGGGAGGACCCTGAAGCACAGTCCCCAAATCCCACAGAAGAGGGGCACTCACGAAGTCGGGGTTGTAGCAGACCATCACCAGGCTCATGCGGAAATCCATGATCTGGTTCTCCAGCATGTCCACACGGAGGATCTCTTCCTCTGTCTCCCCACCTGCAGGATGAGGAGACGTCAGCACTGGGGGGGCCCTTCAACCCAACCTAACCCCAATCTCACACCAAGCCCAAGTCCAAGCCATCTCCAAACCCAATCCCACCCCAAGTCCAAGCTAACCCCAACCCAACTCCAACCCCAACCCCACTCCAAGTCCAAGCTAACCCCAACCCAACTCCAAGCCCAACCCCACTCCAAGTCCAAGCTAACCCCAACCCAACTCCAAGCCCAACCCCACTCCAAGTCCAAGCTAACCCCAACCCAACTCCAAGCCCGATCCCAAAACAAATCCCACCCCAACCCAAGTCCAACCCACCTCCAAAccaaccccaacccaacccccaCCCCGTGTCCAAGCCCACTCACCCAACTCCAAGCCCAACCCAACTCCAAGCCCACCCCACCACTCACACATCTTGTGCTTGCGGGCGATGTAGCGCATGATGGCATTGCTCTGCGTCAGCTTGGTGGTGCCATCAATGAAGTAAGGGAGCTGGAGGGGACATCAAGGCATGGGGCCACCAGAGCAACGGGGGCCACCAGGGCACCCACCCCATAACCACCATCCCTCCCCAGCTCGAGATCACCTACGTTGGGGAAGTCCAGCCCCAGCTTCTCCTTCTCGTTGATCCATTGGCTCTTGTCGTAGTCGGGAGCTGGAAGgagggagcggggtggggggagtgTTGGGTGATGTTGTGTGGCCCCCCCCACAAGCCAGAGAGCTAGAGGGTGGTGTGggcccccccccagtccccccccttCACCTTCCCCGCAGCTGTAGAGCTTGTCCTCGTAGGGCGTCTCGGTGTACTCCAGGAGCAGGCGGATGGCATGGGCAAGCTGcagggggggcggcgggggggggcagtgaCCAGtgagacatccccccccccaaagtgccCCCAACCCCCACCATGGGGCAACTGAGGCACGGAGGAGGGCAAGCCACACCCCTGCGCCCCCAGCCACCCCCTCTGCAGGCAACGGGGGGACCCCACAACCCACTGGGTGCCCCCAAAAGCAATGCCTCCCCCCACCAAGTGCAGGGGGACCCCCGCagcgccccccccttccccgagaTCATGACGACCcccacagcccttcctcctcccNNNNNNNNNNNNNNNNNNNNNNNNNNNNNNNNNNNNNNNNNNNNNNNNNNNNNNNNNNNNNNNNNNNNNNNNNNNNNNNNNNNNNNNNNNNNNNNNNNNNNNNNNNNNNNNNNNNNNNNNNNNNNNNNNNNNNNNNNNNNNNNNNNNNNNNNNNNNNNNNNNNNNNNNNNNNNNNNNNNNNNNNNNNNNNNNNNNNNNNNGGCGGGACTTAAaccgggggggagggagggtctTAAAGGGACACGGGTGTGGgtgcagctggagaagaggggtatccttcctcccccccccccccgcggcatcctggctgggggtgcacacacaccccccccgttTCCACTGGGGGTCTCCCTTATCACAGGGGCTCACGGGttccccccctttgccccccccaagCTCCATGGGGGTCTCCCTTATCATAGGGGCTCACGGGTTCCCCCCCCCTTGCACCCCTCAAGCCCCATGGGGGTCCCCCTTATCATAGGGGctcatgggtgccccccccccttgcacccctccccccaaccccccccaagcTGGGGGATGTCCCCCTGTCTTTGGGGAGCACGGGTCCCCCCAGTCTGTATGGGAGCCCTCTTACACTGGGGGGggcatgggaccccccccctcccttgcacCCCCTCTAAAACgcatgtgccccccccccttatcCTGAGGGAtgtgccccccccctccttgggCCCCACACTGTGCGTGGGGGTCCCCCTGACTCTGGGGGCTCTGCAGCCCTCAGGCTgcatgggcggggggggggtgtgcttgATTACCCCCCTTAGATCCCTCAGgctgcacgggggggggggggtcccccttAGCCCGGGGGGGTGCACAGGTCCTCCCTTCAGCTCCCCGACTCTGCATTGGGGTGCCCCAGTCCTGGGAAGggcatgtccccccccccctcagaccCCTCGGtctgcatggggggggggggggtgtcttctTGTTGGGAAGGGAGGGCATGGGGCCTctgttgcacacacacacaccaccccccccccaaagctctaTGTGATCCCCTttatcttgggggggggggcatgagcCATCCCTTGCACCCCCCCAGTCTACATGGGGGTGGCcctggttttggggagcaggggtcTTCTGGTCTGCATTGGGACCCCCTTatctggagggggggggacgggtcCCTCTGTGACCCCCCCTCAAGCTGCATGGGGGTTCCCCCTTTCACCTCCCCTAAGCTTCCTGGGTGTCTCATTGTCCtggggggttcccccccccatgCTCCTCCCCTTCGACCTTGCAGTCTCCACGGGGGTGTCCCCCCttatcctgggggggggggggggggcacgggggaatGGCTTCCCCAACCCTGGACTGCAGGAGGGTCCAACAGCCCCCTCCCTTTTTACCCCCCCCAGCAGTCACCCCCACAAAAGGGGGGGGGTTCTCCATGGCCCCCACCCTTCCCCACACCCCACGGTCCCATGGCGGCTTCGATGCACCCCACATGGCAGCCGGACAAGGGagcagtgcccccccccccgatttattctgcaggggagggggctgggggcgagatggggggggcacagggtggggaggggggacaccccccGTTCACTCCTTGGTGTTGCACCACTGCGCCGTGCGCCAAAAAATGGGGGTCTTCATGAAGCGCCCCGACCGCATGTACCCCGAGATCTTCTCCAGAGCCTGCGGGAGGAGACGGGACCAGGATGGGGACCAGGACAGGGACAAgcagggtggcagggatggggacagggatgtggacACCGAGGTGTTGGGGATGGGGAGAGCGGAGTgtatgggatggggacagggatggggacagcgggggtggcaaggatggggatggggacgatgGGGTgtatgggatggggacagcagggtggcagggatggggatggtgacACTGGGGTACCaatgatggggacagggacaccagggtgttggggattgggatggggacagggat
This portion of the Numenius arquata chromosome 24, bNumArq3.hap1.1, whole genome shotgun sequence genome encodes:
- the LOC141475280 gene encoding LOW QUALITY PROTEIN: glutathione S-transferase Mu 1-like (The sequence of the model RefSeq protein was modified relative to this genomic sequence to represent the inferred CDS: inserted 1 base in 1 codon), giving the protein MELGGGKGGEPLAHAIRLLLEYTETPYEDKLYSCGEAPDYDKSQWINEKEKLGLDFPNLPYFIDGTTKLTQSNAIMRYIARKHKMCGETEEEILRVDMLENQIMDFRMSLVMVCYNPDFEKLKPGYLEQLPGKLKLFSNFXGDRKWFAGEKLTFVDFLMFDVLEQNRIFEPKCLEPFKNLKDFMDRFGALEKVAAYMKSSRFLKMPINNKMAKWGNKKE